The stretch of DNA GGGGAGGGAATGTGGCTTCAAATCAGCAGCCCGGCTCTGCTCTGCCGCACTTCCCCAGGGCTGGCCTGTCTCCACGTCGCCACCTTGCAGAGGAACCAACCGCTCATGGAGCTGCTACTGCAGAACGGAGCCGACGTGGACGCACAGGTGAGGCGCAGCCAGGGCACCCCCACCTCTTCCCCATGCTCATCCAGGGCCCGGCTCCTGCACACTGCCTTCCTCCTCAAGACGCCCCTGCCTGGGCTAAAgttctgcctcctcccctccagGAGGGCACCAGTGGGAAGACGGCGCTACACTTGGCCGTGGAGACCCAAGAGCGGGGCCTGGTGCAGTTCCTGCTGCAGGCTGGGGCCCGCGTGGATGCCCGCATGCTCAACGGCTGCACGCCCCTGCACCTGGCTGCCGGCCGGGGCCTCAGCAGCATCTCGTCCACCCTGTGCGAGGCGGGCGCTGACTCTCTGCTAAGGAACGTGGAGGACGAGACACCCCAGGACCTGGCAGAGGATGTAAGAGGCACAGGCTCAGCTCTCCTCTCCCTGGGGCAGAGGACTGCCATCGCACAGCAGGGGATAGTGCACCAGGGCAGTGAAAAAGGGCCAGGACTCCACCCCTTGCCTGTGGTGCCCACTTGGATCAGCCTCTGGCCTTAGCATCCCCTGAGACCAAAGGGAGCCAGCTTGGAGCCCTGTGGGGGGCAGTGAGTGAAGTGGTCCCCACCCAAACCTGTGTAAGATAAGAGAGCTGGGTGGGGAACCCCCGGAGCATTGCACAGGGCCTCTTCATGGAGCTTCTGGCAGATGTTGGTAGCATAGGAGGGGATGCCACCCTTCAGAAGGCCGTACAGGACACAGAGATGAAGAAACTAGGCAAGGTGGCCACAACGCTGGCTCCACATTTAGCTACCTTCCAGTTGCGTTTGCCAAGAAGCTTGTGGGCAACCCTTGAGAGCTCTGTTCCCAGGGCTTaggctttcctttttaaagagaCCAACCCAAATTTCCTGTGTAACCTCCTACAGAAAGATATTCAGGGGTTTTTTGAGTagtcttccccaccccaccccccaaaagcaaccaacagaaaggTCAGTGGGCTGGGTGACCTCTGCTGTCCCTTGTAGCTGGGACCATGCTGGCATTCTCTTTTACAAAAGCCAGCAGCTACCCTAAGGCTCCTGGGATCCTCGCCCTGCGCAgcgggggcaggagggggcaggagggctgGCCATGACGTGGGAAGTTCTGTGAAGAGGAGTGCCTTGTCCTTTAGCTGCCATCTGGTGGGAGGGAGCAGCCCCACAGGCTCCCCTGGGCTGCCTCAGGTTGACCTCTGATCTCTCTCGCTTCTCTGCATTTTCTTGCCCAGCCCCTGACTCTTCTGCCCTTCGATGACCTGAAGATCTCGGGAAAGCCGCTGCTGTGTGCCGactgaagccagggctgggtctgaggcactctggcccctgcacccccaggacAGGGCTCCCCATCTTCCCCCTCTGGAAACCTGGGACCGTCACACTGCTACAGCTTGAGTTCAGCTCTGATGTGCCGTTCCGGGGTGGGGGGGCGTCCTAGGACTGCTGAGACCAGAGATGAGGATCCAGCGCAGGGgtccagagccagagaggaaggagTGCAAGAAAAGAGAGAGCCAGGGGAGGCAAGCACTTCTAAGGTGGACGGAGATTTCCAGAAAAGCCCCACCCTTCCCAGAGCCCATAGGGTCCCAGGTGAAGTTGGTGGCCAGCCTCGCTGCAGGCTCTGGGGGCTCTTGTGGGTCAGCAGGTGGGAGGATGTGGAGTGTCTGCCAAGAAGAGACTGAGTACAAGCAGCAGCAAGCAGGCCCCGAGGGCGCCAGTGCCTGCTTGAGCACTTGCCACGAAGACCCTGCTCTGAGCAGCTGGGGAAGAGAAGCTTCAGTAACATGACACTAAAATACAGACTGTTTTCTTCGCAAAACATTGGCCCCTCCAGAATGGTTATGTGCATGCGCATGGCTGCACACCTGTGTTGTGCGTTGGGGACTTTCAGGACCAGGAGCTGAGCGAGGCCTTGCTGGGTCAGGTCGGCGGCCTCACAGCCCTCCCATTTTACTCTGCCCCAGACACGACGTGATTCTCCTGCCCATGGAAGAGCTGAGGGCaatggcaggaggaagagaaaggagagagatccaGGCCCGGCGGTGGAGTCAGACTTTGCACGTTCTTTTCTGCTGTGCCATGTGCATGTGGGAAGAGGGGAAATAAAGTAACATCGGCTCTGGTCACGTGGAGCTTACGGTCCCATGGCACGGGGCAAGGGGCCATGGGAAGGAGTGGGAGAAGAGTGGGGTGGGTGGAGGTGCACACTGAGTATCCTCTGTCACTGTGACTCGGCCAGAGCGTGGGGGAAACCTGTGATGTATTAGAGGAAGCGAGAATAAGCTGGAGAGCATGCACAAGGGTGCAGGGAGTGAGTGGGCGAGGACTACAGGGCCAGGCATGGCCGGGCCTCGGAGGTCACCGGGAGTGGGGCCGCGAAAGGTCACATCTTACTGCCCTGCGAAAGTGGGATGCCCCTGCTTATGGCAAGCGGAACCTCGGGGTGTGAGCATTGCATGTCAAGACGCCGCAGAGCGGGCAGGCACCCCCTCCAGGGTTGGGGCTCCCGGCCGCTGCGCCGGGATCCGAGCTGAGGTTGCCTCCGGGCCGCGCGGGGGCGCTGCGTGGTCGCGGCAGGGGACGGAGGGCGGCCGCGGGCAGGGAGGCGGGAAGAGCGCGGCACTTCCGCTAGCCTCCCGCTGACTCGCTGCtctcggcggcggcggcgggagcggAGGGTGCGCGCCGCCCGGGGACTCCATTCCCCGGTCCCCGTCCGCCCCACGCGGCGCGGACCATGGACGCCAGGTTGGGGGACTAGGGCAGGGGCCGGCCCACGTGACAGGGCCCCCGGCCCACGTGACTGCCGGGCCTCGGCTCGGGGGTCGGTGGGGTCCCCGCTGGCGCGCTGTGGGCCGGCAGAGCGCTTGCCGGAGCTGGTGCGGGTTGTGCGGTGCGGGGACGGGGCCTCGTGGTCGGGGGCTGCCGGAGCGTTCAGCTTTGGGGCTGTAGACCCTGGCGCCCCGGGAAGGTGGGGGTGGCGTAGTGGGTAAGGGGTGGCCGCCGCGAAGCCCTAGTGGGAACAGAGGAAGACCTGTGTGGCCGGAGAGGCGGGTCCGCCCCCGGCGGAGGAGGAGGCCCGAGCTGGCCGGCGCTGAACCCCCCGAGAAAGAGAGAGGCTCTTTGTCCGGGCTGGACTGCAGTGGAAGGGGGCGGGGAGGCGTCGAGGCCTTTGCTCCAGCGTGGTCCCCTCTGGAGAGGGCTGAGGGATGACGAAGGGCACGCTAATCCTTGTGTCCGCCCTCCCAGCAGGTGGTGGACGGTGCTGGTGCTggccttcctcccctccttggGGGCAGGTGGGGAGACTCCCGAAGCCCCTCCGGAGTCGTGGACCCAGCTATGGTTCTTCCGTTTTTTCGTGAATGCTGCTGGCTATGCCAGCTTCATGGTTCCTGGCTACCTTCTGGTGCAGTACTTCAAACGGAAGAACTACCTagaaacaggtgtgtgtgtggagaaagGGTGGGGAATTGGGTTAGGTCCATGTTATAGGTTGTTTGCGTGCGTTGTCCgagggaggggcaggtggaggaggcCAGGTGGTCAGCTGCTGCACAGGGacagtggggctgggggagggaagccCAGTGGTCAGCCAGCCAACAGGGGCAATGGGGTTGGAGGGGGCCTGGTGGTCAGCTGTCTGCACAGAGTGGGACTGGGGGAAGGAAGCCGGCCACACAGGGACAGTGACGCTGGGGGAGGGAAGCCCAGTGGTCAGCCGGCCAATAGGAGCGGCGGGGTTGGAGGAGGGGGCCGGGTAGTCGGCTGTCCACATAGGGGcaatggggctgggggaggggcctgACTGTGTGCCTCCCTCAGGCAGGGGGCTGTGCTTCCCCCTGGTGAAGGCCTGCGTGTTTGGCAATGAGCCCAAGGCCTCTGATGAGGTGCCCCTGGCTCCCCGGCCAGAGAGCACAGAGACCACCCCCACTTGGCAGGCCCTGAAGCTGCTCTTCTGTGCATCGGGACTTCAGGTAGGTCAGCAGGACCTGCTTCTCTGACGTGTGAGTCCCCACGGGCAGGGGGTATGAGAGCACATTTGTCACCATCCTGGTCCCGAAGGCCTGCTGGTGGGTTTGTCACGTGCCTGCCCACTGTCCCCCCCTTCCCAGGGGCACCCAGCCCCACCTTGTTGTGCGGGGTGTTTGGAGGAAATGCTTTCTTGCCTCTCCAACTGTTCACTGCACAGTCGTTTCATGATATCTGGTACTACTTagctccttttgtttttcctgggATTTCACCGGTCCTGTTAGTACCCTGCCCCTGTACACATGCATCTTAGCTCCTATAAACTGCACCCACGAAGTTTGGGGGAACCATCGGCCTTCCCCAGCACTGCATCCAAGAGGGACACATTTTTGACCTGGGCTGTAGTTCCACCTTGTGTGCTGGGTGGGACTGCAGGGACCCCATCCTCTCtacccccctccccccaaattggTTCCAAGTGTTTGGATTAGGAAAGCACTTTGGACGCGGTGGGGACACAGTTCCTGGGCAGCCCTAACTTGGTGATTGTCCCCGCAGGTTTTCCCCTCCACACTTCAGTGGCTGAAAGTTGAGCCCAGACTGGGCAGAGATGCCTTAGAGAGGAACGGTGTCCTCTCTTGAGTGTCCTTCAGGTCATGCCATGCAGCCATGCTCAGGAGGCGGGCAGCTGAGAGCCGGTTTGGTTACTGTCTCCTTCCTGTCcccgccctcccccacccaggtATCCTATCTGACGTGGGGCGTGCTGCAGGAGAGAGTGATGACCCGGAGCTATGGGGCCACTGCCACATCACCAGGCGAGCGCTTCACAGACTCGCAGTTTCTGGTGCTGATGAACCGTGTGCTGGCACTGGTCGTGGCTGGCCTCTACTGCGCGCTCTGCAAGCAGCCCCGGCATGGGGCGCCCATGTATCGGTACGCCTTTGCCAGCCTCTCCAACGTGCTCAGCAGCTGGTGCCAGTACGAGGCCCTCAAGTTTGTCAGCttccccacacaggtgctggccaAGGCCTCCAAGGTGATCCCCGTCATGCTGATGGGCAAGCTGGTGTCCCGGCGCAGCTATGAGCACTGGGAGTACTTCACAGCCGGCCTCATCTCGGCCGGGGTCAGCATGTTCCTGCTGTCGAGCGGGCCCGAGCCCCGCAGCTCCCCAGCCACCACACTGTCTGGCCTCATCCTGCTAGCAGGTTACATTGCTTTCGACAGCTTCACCTCGAACT from Ochotona princeps isolate mOchPri1 chromosome 1, mOchPri1.hap1, whole genome shotgun sequence encodes:
- the SLC35B2 gene encoding adenosine 3'-phospho 5'-phosphosulfate transporter 1 isoform X3 is translated as MTRSYGATATSPGERFTDSQFLVLMNRVLALVVAGLYCALCKQPRHGAPMYRYAFASLSNVLSSWCQYEALKFVSFPTQVLAKASKVIPVMLMGKLVSRRSYEHWEYFTAGLISAGVSMFLLSSGPEPRSSPATTLSGLILLAGYIAFDSFTSNWQDALFAYKMSSVQMMFGVNLFSCLFTVGSLLQQGALLEGTRFMGRHSEFAAHALLLSVCSACGQLFIFYTIGQFGAAVFTIIMTLRQAFAILLSCLLYGHTVTVLGGLGVALVFVALLLRVYARGRLKQRGKKAVPNDAQVQQV
- the SLC35B2 gene encoding adenosine 3'-phospho 5'-phosphosulfate transporter 1 isoform X2, which produces MDARWWTVLVLAFLPSLGAGGETPEAPPESWTQLWFFRFFVNAAGYASFMVPGYLLVQYFKRKNYLETGRGLCFPLVKACVFGNEPKASDEVPLAPRPESTETTPTWQALKLLFCASGLQVSYLTWGVLQERVMTRSYGATATSPGERFTDSQFLVLMNRVLALVVAGLYCALCKQPRHGAPMYRYAFASLSNVLSSWCQYEALKFVSFPTQVLAKASKVIPVMLMGKLVSRRSYEHWEYFTAGLISAGVSMFLLSSGPEPRSSPATTLSGLILLAGYIAFDSFTSNWQDALFAYKMSSVQMMFGVNLFSCLFTVGSLLQQGALLEGTRFMGRHSEFAAHALLLSVCSACGQLFIFYTIGQFGAAVFTIIMTLRQAFAILLSCLLYGHTVTVLGGLGVALVFVALLLRVYARGRLKQRGKKAVPNDAQVQQV
- the SLC35B2 gene encoding adenosine 3'-phospho 5'-phosphosulfate transporter 1 isoform X1, translating into MDASRWWTVLVLAFLPSLGAGGETPEAPPESWTQLWFFRFFVNAAGYASFMVPGYLLVQYFKRKNYLETGRGLCFPLVKACVFGNEPKASDEVPLAPRPESTETTPTWQALKLLFCASGLQVSYLTWGVLQERVMTRSYGATATSPGERFTDSQFLVLMNRVLALVVAGLYCALCKQPRHGAPMYRYAFASLSNVLSSWCQYEALKFVSFPTQVLAKASKVIPVMLMGKLVSRRSYEHWEYFTAGLISAGVSMFLLSSGPEPRSSPATTLSGLILLAGYIAFDSFTSNWQDALFAYKMSSVQMMFGVNLFSCLFTVGSLLQQGALLEGTRFMGRHSEFAAHALLLSVCSACGQLFIFYTIGQFGAAVFTIIMTLRQAFAILLSCLLYGHTVTVLGGLGVALVFVALLLRVYARGRLKQRGKKAVPNDAQVQQV